One stretch of Pyxidicoccus trucidator DNA includes these proteins:
- a CDS encoding RecQ family ATP-dependent DNA helicase, whose amino-acid sequence MLEEVLRERFGLTEFRPGQREVLTALLGPGAALAVFPTGGGKSLCYQLPALLLEGITVVVSPLIALMKDQIDALGRRGIRAARLDSSLSLEESREVTEALRAGALKLLYVAPERFNNERFTALLRELRISLFAVDEAHCVSEWGHNFRPDYLKLARAAKDLGAERILALTATATPAVVRDIRQEFGIPEENAVVTGFYRQNLTLETTPVPAAARDALLVERLKARPPGPTIVYVTLQKTAERVAALLTREGLPASAYHAGLESEDRERVQEAWMASGQGIVVATIAFGMGIDKADVRAVYHYNLPKGLESYSQEVGRAGRDGAPSVVELFACPEDVPTLENFSHGDSPTPEALQGLVTEVLAGGPELQVDLYALSNRHDLRPLVLRTALTYLELEGVLRQGTPFYAGYKVQPLVALEELVGRFQGERAKFVSDLFARAKKGRTWYSLDPTEVAEALGQPRERVVKALDYLQEQGLAQTQVSEPRQRFTRLRAREDASALVSLLRQRFQQREAQEVGRVQEVLRLVTHAGCQSNALVAHFGQVRERPCGHCTFCRTSVARVLPAPRPRPDLPAGLDVAAFRALAAKHPEALGHPRQATRFLCGLSSPALSRAKLGGHKLFGALEDWPFAEVLGFCQRLSAPTA is encoded by the coding sequence ATGCTCGAAGAAGTGCTGAGGGAGCGCTTCGGACTGACGGAGTTCCGGCCCGGCCAGCGGGAGGTGCTCACGGCGCTGTTGGGGCCGGGGGCGGCGCTCGCCGTGTTCCCCACGGGGGGAGGCAAGTCGCTCTGCTACCAGCTTCCGGCGCTGCTGCTGGAGGGCATCACCGTGGTGGTGTCCCCGCTCATCGCGCTGATGAAGGACCAGATTGACGCACTCGGTCGCCGAGGCATCCGCGCCGCGCGGCTGGACTCGTCCCTGTCGCTGGAGGAGTCGCGCGAGGTCACGGAGGCCCTGCGCGCCGGCGCCCTGAAGCTGCTCTACGTGGCGCCCGAGCGCTTCAACAACGAGCGCTTCACCGCGCTGCTGCGCGAGCTGCGCATCTCCCTGTTCGCGGTGGACGAGGCACACTGTGTGTCCGAGTGGGGCCACAACTTCCGCCCGGACTACCTCAAGCTGGCGCGCGCGGCGAAAGATTTGGGCGCCGAGCGCATCCTCGCGCTCACCGCCACGGCGACGCCCGCCGTGGTGCGGGACATCCGCCAGGAGTTCGGCATCCCCGAGGAGAACGCCGTCGTCACCGGCTTCTACCGACAGAACCTCACGCTGGAGACCACGCCGGTGCCCGCCGCCGCGCGGGACGCGCTGCTCGTCGAGCGACTGAAGGCGCGCCCGCCCGGCCCCACCATCGTCTACGTCACCTTGCAGAAGACGGCGGAGCGGGTGGCGGCGCTGCTCACCCGCGAAGGGCTCCCCGCGAGCGCCTATCACGCCGGGCTCGAGTCCGAGGACCGCGAGCGCGTGCAGGAGGCGTGGATGGCCTCCGGGCAGGGCATCGTGGTGGCCACCATCGCCTTCGGCATGGGCATCGACAAGGCGGACGTGCGCGCGGTGTACCACTACAACCTACCCAAGGGCCTGGAGAGCTACAGCCAGGAAGTGGGCCGCGCGGGACGCGACGGCGCGCCCTCCGTGGTGGAGCTGTTCGCCTGCCCCGAGGACGTGCCCACCCTGGAGAACTTCTCCCACGGCGACAGCCCCACTCCGGAGGCGCTCCAGGGGCTGGTCACCGAGGTGCTCGCCGGAGGGCCCGAGCTCCAGGTGGACCTGTACGCGCTGTCCAACCGGCATGACCTGCGGCCGCTCGTGCTGCGCACCGCGCTGACGTACCTGGAGCTGGAGGGGGTGTTGCGGCAGGGCACGCCCTTCTACGCGGGCTACAAGGTGCAGCCGCTCGTGGCGCTGGAGGAGCTGGTGGGGCGCTTCCAGGGAGAGCGGGCGAAGTTCGTGAGTGACTTGTTCGCGAGGGCGAAGAAGGGACGCACCTGGTACTCGCTCGACCCGACGGAGGTGGCCGAGGCACTCGGCCAGCCCCGAGAGCGGGTGGTGAAGGCCCTCGACTACCTCCAGGAGCAGGGCCTGGCGCAGACGCAGGTCTCCGAGCCCCGCCAGCGCTTCACGCGCCTGCGCGCCCGCGAGGACGCCTCCGCGCTGGTGTCACTGCTGCGCCAGCGCTTCCAGCAGCGCGAGGCACAGGAGGTGGGGCGCGTGCAGGAGGTGCTCCGGCTCGTCACCCACGCCGGCTGCCAGAGCAACGCCCTGGTCGCGCACTTCGGCCAGGTGCGCGAGCGCCCCTGCGGACACTGCACCTTCTGCCGCACCAGCGTGGCCCGGGTGCTGCCCGCGCCGCGCCCACGGCCGGACCTGCCCGCGGGCCTGGACGTGGCCGCCTTCCGCGCACTGGCCGCGAAGCACCCGGAGGCCCTCGGGCATCCGCGACAGGCGACGCGCTTCCTGTGCGGGCTGAGCAGCCCCGCGCTCTCCCGGGCGAAGCTGGGCGGCCACAAGCTCTTCGGAGCCCTGGAGGACTGGCCCTTCGCCGAGGTGCTCGGCTTCTGTCAGCGGCTGTCTGCACCCACGGCCTGA
- a CDS encoding laminin G domain-containing protein, with protein sequence MKPRSQKTMKRHAGQVVTRTALAALVLGPLAAGAVSQRLRYRFEAVSNPVTTVVDDSGKGHTGTVQTANGGTVVPVTGYEGQGVQFPAVCTGTGCPHANLSAADATDLNPGTALFTFGARVRVTLAELTADHGSNIVQKGLSTTGQWKLQLDDAVTGKPSCVVRTTGGASPIIVKSSVGIADGTWHKVSCQRTSTTITILIDNVARGSALIASTYDISPVGQPVGIGAKSTGNNNDQFHGALDEVYFNLD encoded by the coding sequence GTGAAACCGAGAAGCCAGAAGACGATGAAGAGACATGCGGGACAGGTGGTGACGCGTACGGCGCTGGCGGCGCTCGTGCTGGGCCCGCTGGCCGCGGGCGCGGTGAGCCAGCGGCTGCGGTACCGCTTCGAGGCGGTGTCCAACCCGGTGACCACGGTGGTGGACGACAGCGGCAAGGGCCACACGGGCACGGTCCAGACGGCCAACGGCGGCACGGTGGTGCCGGTGACGGGGTACGAGGGACAGGGCGTGCAGTTCCCAGCCGTCTGCACGGGCACCGGCTGCCCGCACGCCAACCTCAGCGCGGCGGACGCCACGGACCTGAACCCCGGCACGGCCCTGTTCACCTTCGGCGCACGGGTCCGCGTCACGCTCGCGGAGCTGACCGCGGACCATGGCTCCAACATCGTGCAGAAGGGTCTCTCCACGACGGGCCAGTGGAAGCTGCAGCTCGATGACGCCGTCACCGGCAAGCCGAGCTGCGTGGTGCGCACCACGGGCGGCGCCAGCCCCATCATCGTCAAGTCGTCGGTGGGTATCGCGGACGGCACCTGGCACAAGGTCTCCTGCCAGCGCACCAGCACCACGATTACCATCCTCATCGACAACGTCGCCCGGGGCAGCGCGCTCATCGCCTCCACCTACGACATCAGCCCCGTGGGCCAGCCGGTCGGCATCGGCGCCAAGAGCACCGGCAACAACAACGACCAGTTCCACGGCGCCCTCGACGAGGTCTACTTCAACCTCGACTGA